The Salegentibacter mishustinae genome includes a window with the following:
- a CDS encoding DUF3109 family protein gives MFQIGKTIVSEEILTKDFVCNLSACKGACCVDGDAGAPVTPEERQILDDIYPKVKPYLRQKGIDAIEQQGTYITTDLDEIETPLIDGADCAYVTFDEKGTALCAIEEAYNQGEIDFKKPISCHLYPVRIQEYSEFAAVNYHKWQICDDACSLGAELQVPVYKFTKDALIRKFGEDWYNQLEEAAKEL, from the coding sequence ATGTTTCAAATAGGAAAAACCATAGTTTCAGAAGAGATCTTAACCAAAGATTTTGTGTGTAACCTTTCAGCCTGTAAAGGTGCGTGCTGTGTAGACGGTGATGCCGGCGCCCCGGTAACGCCAGAAGAAAGGCAAATTCTAGACGATATCTATCCAAAAGTAAAACCTTATTTACGCCAAAAAGGAATAGATGCTATAGAGCAACAAGGTACCTATATCACTACCGATCTTGATGAGATCGAAACTCCACTTATAGATGGAGCAGATTGCGCTTACGTAACTTTTGATGAAAAAGGTACCGCGCTTTGCGCAATTGAAGAAGCTTACAACCAGGGAGAAATCGATTTTAAAAAACCCATCTCCTGTCACTTATACCCAGTTCGCATTCAGGAATATTCAGAATTTGCTGCAGTAAATTATCACAAATGGCAAATTTGTGACGATGCTTGTAGCCTGGGCGCAGAGCTTCAGGTGCCGGTTTATAAATTCACCAAAGATGCACTTATCAGGAAATTTGGCGAAGATTGGTATAATCAATTAGAAGAAGCCGCTAAGGAACTGTAA
- a CDS encoding deoxyguanosinetriphosphate triphosphohydrolase — MNWEQLLSLKRFGDTNKRLRKEQNETRLGFEVDYDRIIFSSAFRSLQDKTQVIPLSKTDFVHTRLTHSLEVSVVGRSLGRLAGQKILEKHPQLEKTHAYKMNDFGAIVAAAALAHDIGNPPFGHSGEKAIGEYFSHGNGKRFKDELSAKEYQDLVKFEGNANGFKILTQNKPGISGGLRLSYATLGAFIKYPKESLPHKPTTNIADKKFGFFQTEKEIFEEVATELGLLKTGKNGDISYYRHPLAFLVEAADDICYTIIDFEDGINLGLIDEDYALEYLIKLVKDNINTSKYNSLTNTADRLSYLRALAINTLITEAVETFLENEDSILAGNFHHGLLDKSKYEAQIDDIIKISIEKIYQSEEVISKEIAGYKMLSHLLDTYTEALLPEEDQYDSNFNQLVLKSVPNLAGLQEKSGVYKRLLEICSHTASLTDGFTVASFEKYKGIKL, encoded by the coding sequence ATGAATTGGGAGCAGCTCCTTTCTTTAAAACGTTTTGGAGACACAAATAAAAGGCTGAGAAAAGAACAAAACGAAACCCGTTTGGGTTTTGAAGTAGATTACGATCGTATTATTTTCTCTTCAGCTTTTAGAAGTTTACAGGACAAAACACAGGTGATCCCACTTTCAAAAACCGATTTTGTACATACCCGGTTAACACATAGCCTGGAAGTTTCTGTAGTAGGCAGATCTTTAGGCAGGCTTGCAGGGCAGAAAATCCTGGAAAAGCATCCACAACTGGAAAAAACCCACGCTTATAAAATGAATGATTTTGGTGCTATTGTAGCTGCTGCTGCACTTGCACACGATATTGGGAATCCTCCTTTTGGGCATTCGGGAGAAAAGGCGATTGGAGAATATTTTAGCCATGGAAACGGAAAACGTTTTAAAGACGAACTTTCGGCAAAAGAGTACCAGGATCTTGTGAAATTTGAAGGGAATGCCAATGGTTTTAAAATTCTAACCCAGAATAAACCCGGAATTTCTGGTGGACTTCGGCTTTCTTACGCTACCCTGGGTGCTTTTATTAAGTATCCAAAGGAATCACTTCCGCATAAACCCACAACTAATATCGCCGATAAAAAATTCGGGTTTTTCCAAACCGAAAAGGAAATCTTTGAAGAGGTAGCTACAGAACTTGGCCTTCTAAAAACCGGTAAAAATGGAGATATAAGTTATTACCGACACCCGTTAGCATTTTTAGTAGAAGCTGCAGATGATATTTGTTATACTATAATTGACTTTGAGGACGGAATAAACCTTGGGCTAATAGATGAAGATTATGCGCTGGAGTATCTTATAAAATTGGTTAAAGACAATATAAACACCAGTAAATATAATAGCCTTACCAATACGGCCGATAGATTGAGCTACCTAAGAGCTTTAGCAATAAACACTTTAATCACCGAGGCGGTAGAGACCTTCCTGGAAAACGAAGATTCAATTCTGGCAGGTAATTTTCACCACGGCTTATTAGATAAAAGCAAGTATGAAGCCCAAATAGACGATATTATTAAAATTAGTATTGAGAAGATCTACCAGAGCGAGGAAGTGATTAGCAAAGAAATTGCAGGTTATAAGATGCTTTCACACCTATTAGATACTTATACTGAAGCTTTACTTCCAGAAGAGGATCAGTACGACTCTAATTTTAATCAATTAGTATTAAAATCGGTTCCAAACCTGGCGGGGCTTCAGGAAAAGTCTGGTGTTTATAAGCGTTTATTGGAAATCTGTTCCCATACCGCTTCATTAACCGATGGTTTTACCGTAGCTTCTTTTGAAAAATATAAAGGGATTAAATTATAA
- a CDS encoding nucleoside deaminase yields the protein MLQPYNDEYFMRKALEEAEKAFERGEIPVGVVVVINNQIIARGHNLTETLNDITAHAEMQAITAAASFLGGKYLKDCSMYVSLEPCQMCAGALYWSQISKLIFAAEDEQRGYRKTGVKLHPKTEVKSGILAEEASSLLKRFFIERRNLN from the coding sequence ATGCTACAGCCTTACAACGACGAATATTTTATGCGAAAAGCCCTGGAAGAAGCCGAAAAAGCTTTTGAAAGAGGTGAGATTCCTGTAGGTGTTGTTGTAGTGATCAATAATCAAATTATTGCGCGCGGTCATAATCTCACCGAAACCCTTAACGATATTACCGCTCACGCTGAAATGCAGGCCATAACTGCTGCGGCCAGTTTTCTTGGCGGGAAATATCTAAAGGATTGCAGCATGTACGTTAGCCTGGAACCCTGCCAAATGTGTGCCGGCGCTTTATACTGGAGCCAGATCTCGAAACTTATTTTTGCTGCAGAAGACGAGCAACGCGGTTATCGTAAAACCGGGGTTAAACTTCATCCTAAAACCGAAGTAAAATCCGGTATTCTGGCAGAAGAAGCTTCCTCTCTATTGAAGCGTTTCTTTATTGAAAGAAGAAACCTGAACTAA
- a CDS encoding DUF4412 domain-containing protein, producing MKKLILLGFSLLFCITTMEAQFLKKLKEKVEKKVEHAVTENISNKAAREADKSLNKMWDTKLKNSPIPMGANRVDISEVPQSYDFNWEYQLNMETKDGNIDMTYLLKEDAPYFGMRMPQAEGMFMVLDMNNKLSIMYFSSGENNFITASKIDDLMSSEEETNPYKDTELKKIGTKTILGYECQGYEAETEEHKFTFYLTQEAPISFANMYSAEKSNIPKGWNANWLEEGDALMMEMQMVDKKNANRNANMRCTSLEKKSFSINKDNYASLGASK from the coding sequence ATGAAAAAGCTAATCTTGTTGGGATTCTCGCTTCTATTCTGTATTACCACTATGGAAGCACAATTTCTCAAAAAATTAAAAGAAAAAGTAGAGAAAAAGGTTGAACACGCGGTAACCGAAAATATTTCAAACAAAGCTGCTCGTGAAGCTGATAAATCCCTCAATAAAATGTGGGATACCAAGCTAAAAAACAGCCCGATTCCTATGGGTGCTAATAGAGTAGATATTAGCGAAGTCCCACAGTCTTATGATTTTAATTGGGAATACCAGTTAAATATGGAAACCAAAGACGGGAATATAGATATGACATACCTTCTAAAAGAAGACGCTCCTTATTTCGGGATGCGAATGCCTCAAGCCGAAGGTATGTTTATGGTTCTCGATATGAATAATAAGCTTAGTATAATGTATTTCTCTTCTGGAGAAAATAACTTTATAACTGCCAGTAAGATAGATGATCTTATGAGTAGCGAAGAGGAAACCAATCCTTATAAGGACACAGAATTAAAGAAGATTGGCACCAAAACTATTCTGGGTTATGAATGCCAGGGTTACGAAGCCGAAACCGAAGAACATAAGTTCACTTTCTATCTTACCCAGGAGGCACCAATTAGTTTTGCTAATATGTATAGTGCCGAAAAAAGTAACATTCCAAAAGGCTGGAATGCCAACTGGCTGGAAGAAGGAGATGCCCTGATGATGGAAATGCAAATGGTAGACAAAAAGAATGCTAACCGCAATGCGAATATGCGCTGTACCAGCCTGGAGAAAAAATCTTTCTCAATAAATAAAGATAACTATGCTTCTTTGGGTGCATCTAAGTAA
- a CDS encoding glycoside hydrolase family 97 protein, producing the protein MKSRLILSLLCLAVFGSIHAQSLESPNGDLEMNFSLQEDGTPVYNLEFEGQTIIENSKLGLELKEGKPLTANFSIENTEKSTFNETWTPVWGEESEIENHYNELVVHLDQEESERKLVLRFRLFNDGLGFRYEFPQDSKLGHFVISDEKTEFAMTGDHTAFWIAGDYDTQEYDYTESKLSEIRGLMAEAVTANVSQKSFSPTGVQTSLMLKTEDGLYINLHEAALLDYPAMHLNLDDETMVFESWLTPDVNGDKAYMIAPGKTPWRTIIVSDEAKDILSSRITYNLNEPSKIEDTSWIKPMKYMGVWWEMITGMSSWDYTDEFAAVKLGETDFEAAEPNGTHAANTENVKRYIDFASEHGFDGLLVEGWNVGWEDWFGNSKDYVFDFVTPYPDFDVDEIRKYAKSKDVEMIMHHETSASVRNYERHLDTAYQFMKANNYNAVKTGYVGDILPRGENHYSQWIVNHYQYALEKAAEYEIMINAHEAVRPTGIARTWPNLIANESARGTEYQAFGGNKPNHVTVLPFTRLIGGPMDYTPGIFEMDISKLNPENNSHVNSTLANQLALYVTMYSPLQMVADLPKHYEQFLDAFQFIKDVAIDWEKSVYLEAEPGDYITIARKEKNGNNWFVGNVNGLTPRTSEIEFDFLEKGKTYIATVYADAEDAHYKDNPQAYEIKKYRVNSKSELSQKSAPGGGYAISIMEASKDEVKDLEKL; encoded by the coding sequence ATGAAAAGTAGATTAATATTAAGCCTGCTATGCCTGGCTGTTTTTGGAAGTATCCATGCACAAAGCCTGGAATCTCCAAATGGAGACCTGGAGATGAATTTCTCTCTTCAGGAAGATGGTACTCCGGTTTATAACCTGGAGTTTGAAGGACAAACTATTATTGAAAACAGTAAGCTTGGCTTAGAGTTAAAAGAAGGGAAACCTCTTACCGCTAATTTCAGCATAGAAAACACCGAAAAATCTACTTTTAACGAAACCTGGACACCGGTTTGGGGTGAAGAAAGTGAGATTGAAAATCATTATAATGAACTTGTAGTTCATTTAGATCAGGAAGAGTCAGAGCGTAAATTGGTTTTACGCTTTCGTCTATTTAACGACGGACTCGGGTTTAGGTATGAATTTCCGCAGGACTCCAAGCTCGGGCATTTCGTAATTTCAGATGAAAAGACCGAATTCGCCATGACCGGAGATCACACTGCTTTTTGGATTGCCGGCGATTATGATACCCAGGAATACGATTATACCGAAAGTAAACTTTCAGAAATAAGAGGCTTGATGGCAGAGGCGGTAACCGCCAATGTTTCTCAAAAATCATTCTCACCCACAGGAGTGCAAACTTCTTTGATGCTTAAAACCGAAGACGGCCTGTATATTAATTTACACGAAGCCGCTTTACTGGATTATCCCGCAATGCACTTAAACCTGGACGATGAAACTATGGTTTTTGAATCCTGGTTGACACCTGATGTAAATGGGGATAAAGCCTATATGATCGCTCCCGGAAAAACGCCATGGAGAACAATAATTGTAAGTGATGAGGCAAAAGATATTCTTTCCTCAAGAATCACTTATAACCTAAATGAACCCAGTAAGATTGAAGATACTTCCTGGATTAAGCCCATGAAATATATGGGCGTTTGGTGGGAAATGATCACAGGAATGAGCTCCTGGGATTATACCGATGAATTTGCTGCAGTAAAACTTGGTGAAACCGATTTTGAAGCTGCTGAACCTAATGGGACCCACGCCGCAAATACCGAGAACGTAAAAAGATATATAGATTTTGCATCAGAACACGGTTTTGACGGCTTACTGGTTGAAGGCTGGAATGTAGGCTGGGAAGATTGGTTTGGAAATTCTAAAGATTATGTGTTCGATTTTGTTACGCCTTATCCAGATTTTGATGTAGATGAAATTAGAAAATACGCCAAAAGTAAAGACGTGGAAATGATTATGCACCACGAAACTTCGGCTTCGGTTAGAAATTACGAAAGGCATTTAGATACGGCTTACCAATTCATGAAAGCCAATAATTATAATGCGGTTAAAACCGGTTATGTAGGCGATATTCTTCCGAGAGGGGAAAATCATTATAGCCAGTGGATTGTTAATCACTATCAATATGCCCTCGAAAAAGCTGCGGAATATGAGATTATGATCAACGCGCACGAAGCTGTTAGACCAACCGGAATTGCCAGAACCTGGCCAAACCTTATCGCCAATGAATCGGCTCGTGGAACTGAATACCAGGCCTTCGGCGGAAATAAACCAAATCACGTTACCGTTTTACCTTTTACACGTTTAATTGGCGGGCCAATGGATTACACTCCAGGAATTTTTGAAATGGATATCAGTAAACTGAATCCAGAAAATAATTCTCACGTAAATAGCACGCTGGCAAATCAATTGGCTTTGTATGTAACAATGTATTCGCCTTTACAAATGGTGGCCGATTTGCCTAAGCATTATGAGCAGTTTCTGGATGCATTTCAGTTTATAAAAGATGTAGCTATAGATTGGGAAAAAAGTGTTTACCTGGAAGCCGAGCCGGGAGATTATATTACGATTGCCCGAAAAGAAAAGAATGGAAATAACTGGTTTGTAGGTAATGTAAACGGACTTACCCCAAGAACTTCTGAAATTGAATTTGATTTCCTTGAAAAAGGGAAAACTTATATCGCTACTGTATATGCCGATGCTGAAGATGCGCATTATAAAGATAATCCGCAGGCCTATGAGATCAAGAAATATAGGGTGAACAGCAAGTCTGAACTCTCACAAAAATCTGCTCCCGGTGGAGGTTATGCGATAAGCATTATGGAAGCCAGCAAAGATGAAGTAAAAGATCTTGAAAAGCTGTAA
- a CDS encoding ribonucleotide-diphosphate reductase subunit beta — MNRQEPRLRDNKDRFVIFPVKHNDIWDAYKAIEANFWTSADVNINKDLENWKDLNEEKRLFLHKVIGLILHSEHNLNGKSTRQLGKNIKLPEAKSFFDLQSVMENTHTETYGIFLNSFLNSTEQEQIFKEIEAFPATAAREEWIKKWTNSASFAKKLVAVATAKSIFSYSSFATIFWVKNCGLLPGLSYTYEMIYRDKALHRDFVTHLFRDHLLEDISDKKVQQIIGEAVAIEKEVIFNFLPLELIGLTAKALNEYLDYESNRLFTDLMMNRSIEEESLNKETLLEQRAQKLSKNTNNTSNKISKKTD, encoded by the coding sequence ATGAATAGACAGGAACCCAGGCTTCGGGATAACAAGGATAGATTTGTAATATTTCCTGTTAAACACAACGATATTTGGGATGCTTATAAAGCCATTGAAGCTAATTTTTGGACTTCCGCAGACGTAAATATCAATAAAGATCTAGAGAATTGGAAGGACCTAAATGAAGAAAAACGATTGTTCCTACACAAGGTAATTGGGTTAATTTTACATTCAGAACATAATTTGAATGGAAAAAGCACCAGGCAACTTGGCAAAAACATCAAGCTTCCTGAGGCGAAGTCTTTTTTCGACTTACAATCGGTTATGGAAAATACCCATACAGAAACTTATGGTATTTTTTTAAACTCCTTTTTAAATTCCACAGAACAAGAACAAATATTTAAGGAAATCGAAGCTTTCCCTGCCACTGCAGCAAGAGAAGAATGGATTAAAAAATGGACCAATAGCGCCTCTTTCGCCAAAAAATTAGTTGCTGTTGCAACTGCAAAAAGTATTTTTTCTTATTCTAGTTTTGCAACTATTTTCTGGGTTAAAAACTGCGGGTTACTGCCCGGATTAAGCTATACCTACGAAATGATTTATCGCGATAAAGCGCTACACCGCGATTTTGTCACGCATTTATTTAGAGATCACTTATTAGAAGATATTTCAGATAAAAAAGTTCAGCAAATTATTGGTGAAGCCGTGGCTATTGAAAAAGAGGTTATTTTTAATTTCCTGCCTTTAGAATTAATTGGCTTAACTGCGAAAGCTTTAAACGAATACCTGGATTATGAAAGTAACAGGCTGTTCACAGATCTAATGATGAATCGAAGCATAGAAGAAGAAAGCTTGAATAAGGAAACACTCCTGGAGCAAAGAGCACAAAAACTTTCTAAAAATACAAACAATACCTCTAATAAGATCAGTAAGAAAACTGATTAG
- a CDS encoding hemerythrin domain-containing protein yields MIPPKGKPIKRHKAIQPLSREHHQSLLLCWNIRKGIEKGIEPQRIKNYTDWFWENQLEEHFKIEEKYVFPVLGAENDLVKQALEEHEHLASLFLQKNEIALTLEKIQNDLEGHIRFEERVLFNKIQEVASTEELQHIQEHHEKEISCGLWEDEFWE; encoded by the coding sequence ATGATACCACCAAAAGGCAAACCTATAAAAAGGCATAAAGCCATTCAGCCGCTAAGCAGGGAGCACCACCAAAGCCTTTTGTTATGCTGGAATATTAGAAAAGGTATTGAAAAAGGAATCGAACCGCAGCGAATTAAAAATTATACCGATTGGTTTTGGGAAAACCAGTTAGAAGAGCATTTTAAAATTGAAGAAAAATATGTTTTTCCAGTTTTGGGTGCTGAAAATGATTTGGTAAAACAGGCGCTGGAAGAGCACGAGCATCTTGCCTCATTATTTCTTCAGAAGAATGAAATAGCGCTTACATTGGAAAAGATTCAGAATGATCTGGAAGGCCATATCAGGTTTGAAGAGCGGGTGCTTTTTAATAAAATCCAGGAAGTAGCTTCAACCGAAGAACTTCAGCATATTCAGGAACACCACGAGAAAGAAATTTCCTGTGGCCTTTGGGAAGATGAATTCTGGGAATAA
- a CDS encoding DUF4870 domain-containing protein, with amino-acid sequence MEDSNTHSNEAKSTFDPKTIAIIAYLTVIGLVVAFVLNNEKKDEFAAFHIKQSLGLVIISLGLFIIGMIPILGWILSFLGSIFLLYLWIMGLINAINHKTKSVPILGHQFEKWFANI; translated from the coding sequence ATGGAAGATTCAAACACACATAGCAACGAGGCTAAAAGCACGTTCGATCCTAAAACTATAGCCATTATTGCTTACTTAACCGTAATTGGCCTGGTAGTGGCTTTTGTATTAAACAATGAGAAAAAAGATGAATTTGCAGCCTTTCACATAAAACAATCTCTTGGATTAGTAATAATTAGCCTGGGTCTTTTTATTATAGGCATGATTCCTATTTTAGGTTGGATCTTAAGCTTCCTTGGATCAATCTTCCTATTGTATTTATGGATTATGGGATTAATTAATGCCATCAACCATAAAACGAAATCGGTTCCAATCCTTGGGCATCAGTTTGAAAAATGGTTCGCAAATATTTAA
- a CDS encoding DUF3078 domain-containing protein translates to MKIKALCLLACLIHLNLTAKNSISDYYPDNYSDTIKPSDSLKVVPPETQVDSVVVTFWTEKNEVGVNLSEVAFVNWNAGGNNSISALVYGNLERNYKKDDLNWRNKAIVRYGINSQEGQELRKTEDELRFNSSFGYRKDSISNWFYSAKFNFNTQFTNGYKYPDADSPISKFMAPGYLFLGIGSEYSDPVEDLKVYISPVTQKSTFVLDQRLANEGMFGVTGAVRDTLGNIVEEGEKVRTEFGFLVTSDFSKEVFENVELDNQLSLYSDYLNKFGNIDVEWQLNVNLKVNDFIKANVGSHLRYDDDVKFKEDTNGDGELETTGPRVQFKQMLGVGLVYEF, encoded by the coding sequence ATGAAAATCAAAGCCTTATGTCTTTTAGCTTGCTTAATTCACTTAAATTTAACCGCAAAAAATTCAATTTCAGATTACTATCCTGACAATTATAGCGATACAATAAAACCTTCAGATTCTCTTAAAGTAGTACCGCCTGAAACCCAGGTAGACTCTGTTGTGGTTACTTTTTGGACAGAGAAAAACGAAGTTGGAGTGAACCTTAGTGAGGTAGCTTTTGTTAACTGGAATGCCGGGGGAAATAATTCAATTTCGGCATTAGTTTATGGTAACCTGGAAAGAAATTATAAAAAGGACGATCTCAATTGGCGGAATAAAGCAATAGTGCGTTACGGGATTAACTCCCAGGAAGGCCAGGAACTTAGAAAAACTGAAGATGAATTGCGTTTCAATTCTTCTTTCGGGTATAGAAAAGATTCGATCTCCAATTGGTTTTACTCCGCAAAATTTAACTTTAACACCCAATTTACTAACGGGTACAAATATCCTGATGCCGATAGTCCCATCTCTAAATTTATGGCTCCCGGCTATCTATTTCTGGGTATTGGTAGTGAATATTCAGATCCTGTAGAAGATCTTAAAGTATATATTTCTCCTGTTACCCAAAAATCAACTTTTGTTTTAGACCAAAGGTTGGCCAATGAAGGAATGTTTGGTGTTACCGGTGCAGTTCGGGATACGCTTGGCAATATTGTGGAAGAAGGAGAAAAAGTGAGAACAGAATTTGGATTCCTGGTCACCAGCGATTTCTCAAAAGAAGTTTTTGAAAATGTTGAGCTGGATAACCAGTTGAGTCTGTATTCAGATTACCTGAACAAATTTGGAAATATCGATGTGGAATGGCAGCTAAATGTGAACTTAAAAGTAAACGACTTTATAAAAGCCAATGTTGGTTCTCACTTGCGATACGACGACGATGTAAAGTTTAAAGAAGATACTAATGGGGACGGGGAATTGGAAACAACCGGGCCCAGGGTTCAGTTTAAACAAATGCTTGGCGTGGGCCTCGTCTACGAATTTTAA
- a CDS encoding VOC family protein: protein MKLGAFSVSLSVKDLKASKAFYEKLGFRVFAGDFEKNYFIMKNGDSLIGLFQGMFENNILTFNPGWDASANKLDEFDDVREIQKNLKEEGVSFESEADENTSGPGSFVVLDPDGNAILVDQHV, encoded by the coding sequence ATGAAATTAGGTGCATTTTCAGTAAGTCTTAGCGTGAAAGATCTTAAGGCTTCAAAGGCGTTTTATGAAAAGCTGGGGTTCCGGGTTTTTGCCGGAGATTTTGAAAAGAATTATTTTATTATGAAGAATGGAGATTCCTTAATTGGTTTGTTTCAGGGGATGTTCGAAAATAATATTCTCACTTTTAATCCGGGCTGGGATGCCAGTGCCAATAAGTTAGATGAATTTGATGATGTTAGGGAAATTCAGAAAAATTTAAAAGAGGAAGGAGTGAGTTTTGAAAGCGAAGCCGATGAAAATACTTCGGGTCCCGGAAGTTTCGTGGTTTTAGATCCTGATGGCAATGCAATTTTGGTAGATCAGCACGTATAA
- the dxs gene encoding 1-deoxy-D-xylulose-5-phosphate synthase: MDLNILEDIHSPEDLRKLPPERLQEVSTALRKFIIDIVATKEGHLGASLGVVELTIALHYAFNTPKDLLVWDVGHQAYGHKILTGRRENFHTNRRLNGISGFPKREESEYDTFGVGHSSTAISAALGMAIASNLQGEFSKQHIAVVGDASIASGMAFEGLNHAGVTKANLLVVLNDNAIGIDPSVGALKQYLTKARVGYKPKQSNIIEALNFKYFGPVDGHDITGLLEVFEQMKQIEGPKFLHVITTKGKGLKKAEEDQVKYHAPGKFKPDTGELLTYDTAGLPLKYQDVFGLSLVELAKKNEKIIGITPAMPTGSSLKFMMQAFPERAFDVGIAEQHAVTLSAGMATQGFVVFCAIYSTFLQRAYDQVIHDVALQKLPVVFCLDRAGLVGEDGATHHGVFDIAYLRCIPNIIIAAPSNETELRNLLYTAQLDLKLPMAIRYPRGRGVQEEWETPFEEIEIGKARCLQQGDRIAVLSIGNMLQNATKAIKKVKNEMIGHYDMRFVKPLDEEVLHSVFKKYKAIITLEDGVVTGGFGSAVLEFAAKYDYKAKIRNLGLPDEFIEQGNIDELQEIAKINVQYIEEEIVSLVQNL, translated from the coding sequence ATGGATCTCAATATTTTAGAAGATATACATTCACCTGAAGATTTGCGAAAACTTCCGCCAGAAAGATTACAGGAAGTTTCAACCGCGCTGCGTAAGTTTATTATAGACATAGTAGCCACCAAAGAAGGGCATCTTGGTGCCAGCCTGGGGGTGGTAGAATTAACTATTGCCTTGCATTATGCGTTCAACACTCCTAAAGATCTCCTGGTTTGGGATGTAGGTCACCAGGCCTACGGCCATAAGATTCTAACGGGTAGGCGCGAAAATTTTCATACCAATAGAAGATTAAACGGAATTAGCGGATTTCCAAAGCGGGAAGAAAGTGAGTACGATACTTTTGGGGTAGGGCATTCTTCAACCGCAATTTCAGCAGCGCTTGGAATGGCAATTGCTTCAAATTTACAGGGAGAATTCAGTAAACAGCATATCGCTGTGGTGGGAGATGCTTCTATTGCCAGTGGAATGGCCTTTGAAGGATTAAATCACGCGGGAGTGACCAAAGCTAACTTGTTAGTAGTTCTTAATGACAATGCTATTGGGATAGACCCCAGCGTTGGAGCTTTAAAACAATACCTAACCAAAGCAAGAGTAGGTTATAAGCCAAAACAAAGCAATATTATTGAAGCCTTGAATTTTAAATATTTTGGTCCGGTAGATGGGCACGATATTACCGGGTTGCTGGAAGTTTTTGAGCAAATGAAGCAAATTGAAGGTCCAAAATTTCTGCACGTAATTACTACTAAGGGGAAAGGATTAAAAAAAGCTGAAGAAGACCAGGTAAAGTATCACGCCCCCGGGAAATTTAAACCCGATACCGGTGAACTTTTAACTTATGATACCGCCGGCCTTCCTTTAAAATACCAGGATGTTTTTGGATTAAGCCTGGTAGAATTAGCAAAGAAGAACGAAAAAATTATAGGAATTACTCCCGCAATGCCTACAGGAAGCTCCTTGAAGTTTATGATGCAGGCATTTCCTGAAAGAGCATTTGATGTGGGGATAGCCGAACAACATGCAGTTACGCTTTCAGCAGGGATGGCTACCCAGGGGTTTGTGGTTTTTTGTGCTATTTATTCTACTTTCCTCCAGCGCGCCTACGATCAGGTAATTCACGATGTCGCATTGCAAAAACTTCCTGTTGTCTTTTGTCTGGATAGGGCAGGACTCGTGGGAGAAGATGGCGCCACACACCACGGTGTTTTTGATATCGCCTATTTAAGGTGTATTCCAAATATTATTATTGCAGCTCCAAGTAATGAAACTGAACTAAGAAATTTGTTATATACCGCGCAGCTTGATTTAAAGCTTCCTATGGCAATAAGATATCCAAGAGGAAGAGGAGTTCAAGAAGAGTGGGAAACCCCTTTTGAAGAAATAGAAATAGGAAAAGCCCGCTGCTTACAGCAAGGAGATAGAATTGCTGTATTAAGTATTGGCAATATGTTGCAAAACGCCACCAAAGCTATAAAAAAGGTAAAAAACGAAATGATAGGCCATTATGATATGCGTTTTGTAAAACCTCTAGATGAAGAGGTTTTGCATTCTGTATTCAAAAAATATAAAGCGATTATTACTTTAGAAGACGGCGTAGTGACCGGAGGTTTTGGTTCTGCGGTTTTAGAATTTGCCGCAAAATACGATTATAAGGCGAAAATTAGAAATTTAGGTTTGCCAGATGAATTCATCGAGCAGGGAAATATAGATGAGTTACAAGAAATTGCAAAAATTAACGTTCAATATATTGAGGAAGAGATAGTCTCTCTTGTTCAAAATCTTTAG